A DNA window from Malus domestica chromosome 12, GDT2T_hap1 contains the following coding sequences:
- the LOC103451327 gene encoding mitochondrial Rho GTPase 1 — MAKVAAGNDHPVGQTAVRIVVAGDRGTGKSSLIVTAATENFPANVPPVLPPTRLPEDFYPERVPITIIDTSSRPEDTNKVAEELKRADAVVLTYACNQPQTLDRLSTFWLPKLRQLEVKVPVIVVGCKLDLRDENQQVSLEQVMSPIMQQFREIETCIECSAYKHIQIPEVFYYAQKAVLHPTGPLFDQETQTLKDQCVRALKRIFILCDHDRDGALSDAELNDFQVKCFNAPLQPSEIVGVKRVVQEKLPEGVNEHGLTLTGFLFLHALFIEKGRLETTWTVLRKFGYNNEIRLADELIPSPTKRTPDQSVELTNEAIEFLKANFDLYDNDGDGALRPRELEELFSTAPASPFSEHPYKDAAEKNAFGGLSLDGFLSQWALMTLLNPASTMENLIYIGYPGDVSSTIRVTRKRRLDRKKQQSERNVFQCFVFGPKKAGKSALLDSFLGRPFSDTYNPTTGERYAANVVDQPGGPKKTLVMREIPEDGVEKFLRNKEALAACDIAVFVHDSSDESSWRRATELLIEVASHGETTGFEVPCLIVAAKDDLDAFPSAIQHSTRVSQDMGTEAPIPISTKLGDFNNVFRKIVTAAEHPHLSIPETEAGKTRKQYHKILNRSLMFISVGAAVAMVGVAAYRVYAARKNASS; from the exons ATGGCCAAAGTTGCAGCAGGAAATGATCACCCTGTTGGCCAAACTGCAGTCCGAATTGTTGTGGCTGGAGACCGCGGCACGGGGAAATCCAGCTTGATTGTGACTGCTGCCACCGAGAACTTTCCGGCAAATGTGCCTCCGGTGCTGCCCCCAACAAGGCTGCCTGAAGATTTCTACCCTGAACGCGTGCCCATCACCATTATCGACACATCTTCTCG ACCCGAGGATACCAATAAAGTTGCTGAAGAATTGAAGCGGGCTGATGCAGTCGTGCTTACTTATGCGTGTAATCAGCCCCAGACACTTGATCGGTTGAGTACCTTTTGGCTTCCAAAACTTCGTCAACTAGAG GTAAAGGTACCTGTTATAGTGGTGGGTTGTAAGCTGGATTTGAGAGATGAGAACCAACAGGTGAGCCTCGAACAAGTGATGTCACCAATAATGCAACAGTTTCGGGAGATTGAAACTTGCATTGAATGTTCAGCATATAAACATATTCAG ATTCCGGAAGTTTTTTACTATGCACAAAAAGCTGTGCTGCATCCAACGGGCCCATTATTTGATCAGGAAACACAGACTTTAAAGGACCAATGTGTGCGAGCCTTGAAGCGGATATTCATTCTTTGTGATCATGATAGGGATGGTGCCCTCAGTGATGCAGAGTTGAATGATTTCCAG GTTAAATGTTTCAATGCTCCATTACAACCTTCTGAAATAGTGGGTGTTAAGAGGGTTGTGCAAGAAAAATTACCAGAAGGAGTCAATGAACATGGGCTTACATTGACaggttttcttttccttcatgCACTATTCATAGAGAAGGGACGTCTAGAGACAACGTGGACTGTCCTTAGGAAGTTTGGATACAACAATGAAATAAGACTTGCAGATGAACTAATCCCATCTCCCACTAAACGAACTCCTGACCAG AGTGTGGAGCTGACAAATGAGGCAATCGAGTTTCTGAAGGCTAACTTTGACTTGTATGACAATGATGGT GATGGGGCCCTCCGACCACGTGAACTTGAAGAACTATTTTCTACTGCTCCAGCAag CCCATTTAGTGAACATCCATATAAGGATGCTGCAGAGAAAAATGCATTTGGAGGGTTATCACTTGATGGATTTTTGTCACAG TGGGCCCTCATGACACTCCTAAACCCAGCTTCTACCATGGAGAATCTGATATACATTGGTTATCCTGGTGATGTTTCATCCACAATCCGTGTGACTAGAAAGAGACGTTTAGATCGCAAGAAACAGCAATCGGAAAGAAATGTTTTCCAATGCTTTGTCTTTGGTCCAAAGAAGGCTGGGAAATCTGCATTATTGGATTCTTTTCTTGGAAG GCCATTTTCTGATACTTATAATCCCACCACTGGGGAGCGTTATGCGGCTAATGTTGTTGATCAACCCGGG GGACCCAAGAAAACACTAGTAATGAGAGAAATTCCTGAAGATGGAGTTGAGAAATTTCTCAGAAATAAAGAGGCTTTGGCTGCATGTGACATAGCTGTGTTTGTTCACGACAG TTCTGATGAGTCGTCCTGGAGGAGAGCAACTGAGTTGCTGATAGAAGTTGCTAGTCATGGTGAGACTACTGGCTTTGAGGTACCTTGCCTCATTGTTGCAGCTAAAGATGATCTGGATGCATTCCCATCGGCCATTCAACATTCTACGAGG GTTAGCCAGGATATGGGAACAGAGGCTCCTATACCTATCAGCACAAAGTTGGGTGATTTCAACAATGTATTTCGTAAAATTGTAACTGCCGCGGAACACCCTCATCTGAGCATTCCTGAGACTGAGGCTGGAAAGACCCGCAAGCAATACCATAAGATCCTTAACCGATCTCTTATGTTTATTTCAG TGGGAGCTGCAGTGGCCATGGTTGGAGTGGCGGCTTACCGAGTCTATGCAGCGAGGAAGAACGCCTCCAGTTAA